The following are from one region of the Corylus avellana chromosome ca1, CavTom2PMs-1.0 genome:
- the LOC132172562 gene encoding polygalacturonase-like produces MALLHAHALFLIFTVFIIITSFSSETSCFRLHDSRAYTTSRIVSIPSTSTSTSPPNPELLNVDAFGAKGDGGDDTQAFKKAWREACSSKDSVLVVPQNRSYHLKPITFKGPCNSNFTFKVYGTIKASPRKSDYQKHKRQWLVFQNVQNFTVEGGGTGTINGNGKRWWNNSCKINKTLPCTHAPTAVTFLNCNNLTVDNLRIKNAPQMHLTFQRCSNVKASRLVVTAPGHSPNTDGIHVTETQNIHIQNCIIGTGDDCISIVSGSENVEATDITCGPGHGISIGSLGASGSSDYVSNVLVDRAILSGTTNGLRIKTWQGGSGYAKNITFQNVEMHSVQNPIIINQYYCDKKEPSCSEQASAVKVSNIVYKNITGVSASEEAINFKCSKSFPCREIWLEDVNLAYQEDESVKASCESVKYLTNQGNVSPSC; encoded by the exons ATGGCTCTTCTTCACGCCCACGCCCTTTTTTTGATTTTCACCGTTTTCATCATTATAACGTCTTTCTCATCCGAAACATCCTGTTTTCGGCTTCATGATTCCCGCGCCTATACTACTTCACGCATAGTAAGCATCccttcaacttcaacttcaacttcacCACCGAATCCGGAGCTGCTTAATGTAGATGCCTTTGGCGCTAAAGGCGATGGAGGAGATGATACTCAG GCATTTAAGAAAGCATGGAGAGAGGCTTGTTCTTCAAAAGATAGCGTTCTTGTGGTACCTCAAAATAGGAGCTATCATCTCAAGCCAATTACATTCAAGGGTCCTTGCAATTCTAATTTCACATTCAAG GTCTATGGAACAATCAAAGCTTCTCCTCGTAAATCAGATTATCAAAAACATAAACGACAATGGCTTGTGTTccaaaatgttcaaaattttactgTCGAAGGTGGGGGCACGGGCACCATCAATGGCAATGGGAAGAGATGGTGGAATAACTCATGCAAAATCAACAAAACTCTG CCTTGCACGCACGCACCAACC GCCGTGACTTTCCTCAACTGCAACAATTTGACAGTAGATAACTTGCGGATCAAAAACGCACCACAAATGCATCTCACGTTTCAAAGATGCTCAAATGTCAAAGCTTCACGTCTCGTGGTAACTGCACCGGGGCATAGTCCCAACACCGATGGAATTCATGTCACAGAAACGCAAAACATTCATATTCAAAACTGCATTATAGggacag GGGATGATTGTATTTCGATAGTAAGTGGGTCTGAAAATGTTGAAGCCACAGATATTACCTGTGGACCCGGCCATGGAATCAG CATAGGAAGTTTGGGTGCGAGCGGTTCAAGTGACTATGTTTCGAATGTGTTGGTCGATAGAGCGATACTATCAGGAACCACAAATGGATTGAGAATAAAAACATGGCAG GGCGGCTCTGGATATGCCAAAAATATTACATTTCAAAATGTTGAAATGCACAGTGTCCAAAACCCTATAATCATAAATCAATATTATTGTGATAAAAAAGAACCTTCATGCTCAGAACAG GCTTCAGCAGTCAAAGTAAGCAATATTGTTTACAAAAACATCACAGGTGTCAGCGCATCAGAGGAAGCCATAAACTTCAAGTGCAGCAAGAGTTTTCCATGTCGTGAAATTTGGTTGGAAGACGTTAATCTTGCCTACCAAGAAGACGAAAGTGTCAAGGCTTCTTGTGAGAGCGTTAAATATTTGACTAATCAGGGGAACGTCTCTCCTTCGTGCTAG
- the LOC132172573 gene encoding polygalacturonase QRT2-like: MEERRSAGLAAEDRRLRERETTELERDENVEATDITCGPGHGISIGSLGASGSSDYVSNVLVDRAILSGTTNGLRIKTWQGGSGYAKNITFQNVEMHSVQNPIIINQYYCDKKEPSCSEQASAVKVSNIVYKNITGVSASEEAINFKCSKSFPCREIWLEDVNLAYQEDESVKASCESVKYLTNQGNVSPSC, encoded by the exons ATGGAGGAGAGACGGTCGGCGGGTTTAGCTGCGGAGGATCGGAGACTTCGTGAGAGAGAAACTACtgagcttgagagaga TGAAAATGTTGAAGCCACAGATATTACCTGTGGACCCGGCCATGGAATCAG CATAGGAAGTTTGGGTGCGAGCGGTTCAAGTGACTATGTTTCGAATGTGTTGGTCGATAGAGCGATACTATCAGGAACCACAAATGGATTGAGAATAAAAACATGGCAG GGCGGCTCTGGATATGCCAAAAATATTACATTTCAAAATGTTGAAATGCACAGTGTCCAAAACCCTATAATCATAAATCAATATTATTGTGATAAAAAAGAACCTTCATGCTCAGAACAG GCTTCAGCAGTCAAAGTAAGCAATATTGTTTACAAAAACATCACAGGTGTCAGCGCATCAGAGGAAGCCATAAACTTCAAGTGCAGCAAGAGTTTTCCATGTCGTGAAATTTGGTTGGAAGACGTTAATCTTGCCTACCAAGAAGACGAAAGTGTCAAGGCTTCTTGTGAGAGCGTTAAATATTTGACTAATCAGGGGAACGTCTCTCCTTCGTGCTAG
- the LOC132189866 gene encoding F-box/kelch-repeat protein At3g23880-like, protein MATYLPEEVVVKILSRLPPKSLIRFKCVSKRWHALIGNPDFLSKHLLNHSIIAQNPNEDDPLRLILFFAHDSDTGNLIHSFRYYDSLHCASQTPLNLPTEATFDIVASCNGLLCLWDYARNDIYLWNPATSSELKALPASSSYCRLRVLLFHVGFGFDSVSNDYKVIRILLVEGEDDLWDEVDIYSLRCGSWRQLDVGVPLTLIYDDWRSAALDGVFLWYGDDEYKEHSEIIVAFDFSNEEFRTMLFPDFCDYGECTRTVTELKGSLAMLVFPNDDGKKHMYLDIWVMLEFGVRESWTRLLSINLPVHLERPLGFWKNGELFMENRKRQLVLYDLLTQTAKELQFKGSWGTFEVVELRVSSIVINGGVELGGMESGVISTPSCSSCSSQLHYATDFNNHEDCRRKQQETDRKLEETQISLQETQISLQDMQERTAKMEEGMAKMREKMDMLMALASRPGGSFGGDPSQDNL, encoded by the exons ATGGCAACCTATCTGCCGGAGGAAGTGGTGGTGAAGATACTGTCGAGGCTGCCCCCAAAATCTCTGATCAGATTCAAGTGTGTCTCCAAAAGATGGCATGCTCTCATAGGAAACCCAGATTTCCTCTCAAAACACCTCCTCAACCACTCCATTATCGCCCAGAACCCCAATGAAGATGATCCTCTCCGTCTTATCCTCTTCTTCGCCCACGACTCCGACACCGGAAATCTAATACACTCTTTCCGCTATTACGACTCCCTCCACTGCGCGTCTCAAACCCCTCTGAATCTCCCAACAGAAGCAACTTTTGACATCGTCGCTTCCTGTAATGGCCTGCTCTGCCTCTGGGACTATGCGCGAAACGACATTTATCTCTGGAATCCCGCAACGTCATCAGAACTTAAGGCTCTCCCAGCCTCGTCTTCTTACTGTCGACTTAGAGTCCTTTTGTTTCATGTGGGGTTCGGTTTCGACTCGGTATCTAACGATTACAAGGTGATCAGAATTCTTCTGGTTGAAGGCGAAGATGATCTATGGGATGAAGTAGATATATACAGCCTGAGATGCGGTTCTTGGAGACAGCTTGATGTGGGCGTGCCCTTGACCTTAATATATGATGATTGGCGGAGTGCGGCATTGGATGGGGTTTTTCTATGGTATGGTGACGACGAATACAAGGAACATAGTGAGATAATAGTTGCTTTTGACTTCAGCAATGAGGAGTTCCGAACGATGCTGTTTCCAGATTTCTGTGATTACGGTGAATGCACGCGGACTGTCACGGAGTTGAAAGGATCTCTTGCTATGCTGGTTTTTCCTAATGATGACGGGAAGAAACACATGTATTTGGATATATGGGTTATGCTTGAATTTGGTGTTAGGGAGTCGTGGACTAGACTGCTTAGCATTAATCTCCCAGTGCATTTGGAAAGGCCATTGGGGTTTTGGAAGAACGGGGAGTTGTTCATGGAGAATCGAAAGAGGCAGCTGGTCTTGTATGATCTTTTGACACAAACAGCGAAGGAACTTCAGTTTAAAGGGTCTTGGGGAACGTTTGAAGTTGTAGAACTCAGGGTGAGTTCGATTGTGATCAATGGAGGGGTTGAACTTGGAG GAATGGAGAGTGGTGTCATATCTACCCCGTCATGTTCATCTTGTTCATCTCAGTTGCATTACGCAACCGACTTCAACAACCATGAAGACTGCAGGAGAAAACAACAGGAGACAGACAGGAAATTGGAAGAGACGCAAATCTCACTGCAAGAGACACAAATCTCACTGCAGGATATGCAGGAACGCACAGCGAAGATGGAAGAAGGCATGGCGAAGATGCGGGAAAAGATGGATATGCTAATGGCACTTGCAAGCAG GCCCGGAGGGAGCTTTGGAGGTGATCCAAGCCAAGACAACCTGTGA
- the LOC132172582 gene encoding polygalacturonase QRT2-like, protein MCKINKTLPCTHAPTAVTFLNCNNLTVDNLRIKNAPQMHLTFQRSLNVKASRLVVTAPEHSPNTDGIHVTETQNIQIQNCVIGTARTGDDCISIVSGSENVEATDITYEPGHGISIGSLGAGGSNDYVSNVMVDRAILTGSTTNGLRIKTWQGGSGYAKNITFQNVEMHSIRNPIIINQYYCDKKEPLCSEHALAVEVSNIGYKNITGVSALEEAINFKCSKSFPCREIWLEDVNLACQEDESVKAFCDSVELINQGNVSPSC, encoded by the exons ATGTGCAAAATCAACAAAACTCTG CCTTGCACGCACGCGCCAACT gcTGTGACTTTCCTCAACTGCAACAATTTGACAGTAGATAACTTGCGGATCAAAAACGCACCACAAATGCATCTCACGTTTCAAAGAAGCTTAAATGTCAAAGCTTCACGTCTCGTGGTAACTGCACCGGAGCATAGCCCCAACACCGATGGAATTCATGTCACAGAAACACAGAACATTCAGATTCAAAACTGCGTTATAGGGACAGCCCggacag GGGATGATTGTATTTCGATAGTAAGTGGGTCTGAAAATGTTGAAGCCACAGATATTACTTATGAACCCGGCCATGGAATCAG CATAGGAAGTTTGGGTGCGGGCGGTTCAAATGACTATGTTTCAAATGTGATGGTTGACAGAGCGATACTAACAGGAAGTACCACAAATGGATTGAGAATAAAAACTTGGCAG GGCGGCTCTGGATATGCCAAAAATATTACATTTCAAAATGTTGAAATGCATAGTATTCGAAACCCTATAATCATAAATCAATATTACTGCGATAAAAAAGAACCTTTATGCTCGGAACAT GCTTTAGCGGTGGAAGTAAGCAATATTGGTTACAAAAACATTACAGGTGTCAGCGCATTAGAGGAAGCCATAAACTTCAAGTGCAGCAAGAGTTTTCCCTGCCGTGAAATTTGGTTGGAAGACGTTAATCTTGCATGCCAAGAAGACGAAAGTGTCAAGGCCTTTTGTGACAGCGTTGAATTGATTAACCAGGGGAACGTCTCTCCTTCGTGTTAG
- the LOC132179074 gene encoding protein VASCULAR ASSOCIATED DEATH 1, chloroplastic produces the protein MAAASENAAGIDVSEPKDPSPSGLASDVVSQSSSTARPSFSADTPDRNDPANSSPNLCKDAEAQSPASLRSEEYRQLFRLPPDEVLVEDFNCAFQENILIQGHMYLFVHYICFYSNIFGFETKKIIPLHEVTSVRRAKTAGIFPNAIEIFAGSKKYFFASFLSRDEAFKIINDGWSQTSNGAKAATEHLESISESSSPENGGALIEKDSTRRPANELDSTDRNKDAPVLNDSLPVNIEVETVAATVSEQPDNVEVDAEPVVNSEPSSSKKTWIWKQENFDAPKIPECYTKVAESKFQIKVEDFFSFFFSDDSVNFIELFHKRCGDKDFSCSSWYPHEKYGHARDVSFQHPIKIYFGAKFGSCQEIQKLQIYRNSHLVIETSQEISDVPYADYFRVEGLWDVERDTDKSKERCILRIYVNVAFSKKTVFKGKIVQSTIEECREAYVAWIDMAHELLKQKNLEKKQEGVAADIMTQNGEVYFESEVIAGESLERPFESSDHIRTQQTSDPVDAKQEVGKQANFIDATSLASWVKEFIVKLGSLRSQNHILVLVVMVFAVIFLMQLSIVVLLARPQHIHVNPQMSSMGSGIGGRSSEAMAWMEKLIHHLKDEMYTVEARLERMRHELTLLKAQLKDLEHLSKQQ, from the exons ATGGCGGCGGCCTCGGAGAATGCGGCGGGGATCGACGTGTCGGAGCCAAAGGACCCGTCGCCTTCCGGACTGGCCTCTGACGTGGTGTCTCAGTCCTCGTCGACCGCTCGACCTTCCTTCTCCGCCGACACACCTGATCGCAACGATCCCGCCAATTCCTCTCCTAATCTTTGTAAAGATGCCGAAGCTCAG TCTCCAGCctcattgaggagtgaagagtaTCGACAATTGTTTCGTCTTCCACCAGATGAA GTCCTTGTCGAAGATTTTAATTGTGCTTTCCAGGAGAATATACTTATTCAG GGTCATATGTACCTGTTTGTTCATTATATTTGCTTTTACTCTAACATATTCGGATTTGAGACGAAG AAAATAATCCCGTTACATGAGGTCACTAGTGTACGAAGGGCAAAGACAGCAGGGATCTTCCCTAATGCCATAGAAATTTTTGCTGGAAGCAAAAAG TACTTCTTTGCATCCTTTCTGTCCCGTGATGAAGCTTTCAAGATCATAAATGATGGATGGTCGCAAACTAGTAATGGTGCCAAAGCAGCCACAGAACATCtg GAATCAATATCTGAATCAAGCAGCCCAGAGAATGGAGGGGCTCTAATTGAAAAGGATAGCACTAGACGTCCAGCCAATGAATTGGACTCTACTGACAG GAATAAGGATGCTCCTGTATTAAATGATTCACTGCCTGTCAATATTGAAGTTGAGACGGTGGCAGCAACAGTTTCAGAGCAGCCAGATAACGTAGAGGTAGATGCTGAACCAGTTGTAAATTCTGAACCTTCATCTTCAAAAAAGACTTGGATATGGAAGCAGGAGAACTTTGATGCCCCCAAGA TCCCAGAATGTTATACAAAGGTTGCAGAATCAAAGTTTCAG ATAAAGGTAGAGGACttctttagtttctttttctcaGATGATTCTGTCAATTTCATTGAATTGTTTCATAAAAGATGCGGGGACAAAG ACTTTAGCTGCAGTTCTTGGTATCCTCATGAAAAGTATGGGCATGCTCGTGACGTGTCATTTCAACATCCAATAAAAATCTACTTTG GTGCAAAATTCGGAAGCTGCCAAGAGATCCAGAAACTTCAAATTTATAGAAACAG TCATTTGGTTATCGAGACATCACAAGAAATCAGTGACGTGCCTTATGCAGATTATTTTCGGGTTGAG GGGCTTTGGGATGTTGAGAGAGACACTGATAAATCGAAAGAACGCTGCATTTTGCGTATATATGTGAATGTGGCATTTTCCAAGAAAACTGTATTTAAAG GAAAAATTGTGCAGTCTACCATTGAAGAATGTCGAGAGGCTTACGTGGCCTGGATAGACATG GCACATGAATTGTTGAAGCAGAAGAACcttgaaaaaaaacaag AGGGGGTTGCTGCTGATATCATGACTCAGAATGGTGAAGTTTACTTTGAGAGTGAAGTAATTGCCGGGGAATCTTTGGAAAGGCCATTTGAGTCAAGTGACCATATAAGAACGCAACAGACATCTGATCCCGTAGATGCTAAACAAGAAGTTGGCAAGCAAGCAAATTTTATTGATGCTACATCCCTAGCATCTTGGGTAAAGGAGTTTATAGTGAAGTTAGGATCCTTGAGAAGTCAAAACCATATTTTAGTACTCGTGGTTATGGTTTTTGCTGTGATTTTCTTGATGCAG TTGAGCATAGTTGTGCTATTAGCTAGGCCCCAACACATCCATGTGAACCCTCAGATGAGTAGCATGGGCAGTGGAATCGGTGGAAGATCATCTGAAGCAATGGCTTGGATGGAGAAGCTAATTCACCACCTTAAAGATGAAATGTACACAGTTGAGGCTCGGCTCGAGAGGATGCGACATGAGCTCACACTGTTGAAAGCACAACTGAAAGACCTAGAGCATCTCAGTAAGCAACAATAG